Proteins co-encoded in one Salvia splendens isolate huo1 chromosome 4, SspV2, whole genome shotgun sequence genomic window:
- the LOC121799691 gene encoding primary amine oxidase 1-like isoform X2, producing the protein MTLLLSLVSAFFLFISSSLCHPLDPLTPQEIHTVQLSIQTSHSSSSPNITFHYVDVDEPEKHHVLKWSSSNRHHAPFPTRRAKAVVRVGGKTHELIVDLITGSIVSDQVYKGYGYPPFTFEEFFKAIRLSLKHPSFQNSILRRGLDLSEVSCLPLTVGWFGEAAKRRVVKVTCFYRNGTSNIWARPIQGISLLVDVEENRVLSYSDRPREPLPKAEGTDFQRQRPSPVSCSGNNNKITITGNSVKWASWEFHVAFNARAGHIISTASVFGRRVLYRGHVSETFVPYMDPTQEWYDRTFMDVGEFGFGRSASSLVPGMDCPAGAVYLDGHMAGTDGSAQMVPRAICIFELYTGNVAWRHTEVGVPGKVITSGEAEVNLVVRMVATVGNYDYILDWEFKKSGSIKVSLTGVLEMKATKYRNSEEIRRDIMYGNLVAENLVGNYHDHFITYYLDMDIDGEANSVVKSELRRKRTKAGERSRRKSYWTAVKETVKREGKGRFEVGSKAVDIYITNPNMKTKIGNEVSYRLISGKAAVSLLADDDYPQRRAAYTKYQVWVTRYNRSERWAGGFYADRSRGDDGLAVWSRRNLGIVNTDLVVWYTLGFHHTPIQEDFPVMPTLYDYFELRPANFFDSNPLLQS; encoded by the exons ATGACACTCCTTCTCTCACTTGTTTCTGCATTCTTTCTCTTCATATCATCATCTCTATGCCACCCTTTAGACCCTCTCACTCCTCAAGAAATCCACACAGTCCAGCTCAGCATCCAAACATCCCATTCTTCCTCATCTCCTAACATAACCTTCCACTATGTTGATGTGGATGAGCCAGAGAAGCATCATGTCCTAAAATGGTCGTCTTCAAACAGGCACCACGCACCATTCCCCACTCGTAGAGCTAAGGCAGTGGTTCGTGTGGGTGGCAAAACACATGAGCTTATCGTAGACTTGATCACGGGCTCAATTGTCTCCGACCAAGTCTACAAAGGATATGGCTACCCTCCATTCACATTTGAAGAGTTTTTCAAGGCTATCAGGCTATCTTTGAAGCATCCCTCGTTTCAAAATTCGATCTTGAGACGAGGGCTTGACTTATCGGAGGTGTCATGCCTGCCCCTCACAGTAGGCTGGTTTGGAGAGGCTGCAAAAAGAAGAGTTGTTAAGGTCACATGCTTTTACAGAAATGGGACATCAAATATTTGGGCTAGGCCAATTCAAGGCATAAGTCTTCTAGTAGATGTTGAGGAAAACAGAGTTTTGAGCTATTCAGATAGACCAAGAGAACCTTTGCCTAAAGCTGAAGGCACTGATTTTCAAAGGCAGAGGCCTAGCCCTGTTTCTTGCAGTGGGAACAACAACAAGATAACCATCACAGGGAATAGTGTGAAGTGGGCTAGTTGGGAGTTTCACGTGGCGTTTAATGCACGGGCGGGCCACATCATATCAACGGCTAGTGTGTTTGGCAGGCGCGTTCTTTACAGGGGCCACGTGTCAGAGACGTTTGTCCCGTATATGGATCCAACCCAAGAATGGTATGACAGGACCTTCATGGATGTGGGGGAGTTCGGGTTTGGTAGGTCAGCTAGTAGCCTTGTCCCGGGCATGGACTGCCCGGCCGGGGCTGTGTACCTGGATGGACACATGGCAGGCACAGATGGGAGCGCGCAGATGGTGCCGCGTGCCATCTGCATTTTCGAGCTCTACACTGGGAATGTGGCTTGGAGGCACACAGAAGTTGGTGTCCCTGGAAAAGTG ATCACAAGTGGAGAGGCTGAGGTGAATCTGGTTGTTAGAATGGTGGCAACTGTGGGAAACTATGACTACATTCTTGATTGGGAGTTCAAGAAAAGTGGATCTATCAAA GTAAGCTTAACAGGAGTCTTAGAAATGAAGGCTACAAAATACAGAAATAGTGAAGAAATAAGGAGAGATATAATGTATGGCAACTTGGTAGCAGAAAACTTGGTGGGAAACTACCATGATCACTTCATAACATACTATCTAGACATGGACATTGATGGTGAAGCTAACTCAGTAGTTAAGTCCGAGCTACGAAGAAAGCGGACAAAGGCAGGCGAGAGATCGCGTAGGAAGAGCTACTGGACAGCAGTTAAGGAGACTGTGAAAAGAGAAGGCAAGGGAAGGTTTGAAGTAGGATCGAAGGCGGTGGACATTTACATCACGAATCCGAACATGAAGACGAAGATCGGGAACGAGGTGAGCTACAGGCTGATCAGTGGAAAAGCGGCGGTGTCATTGTTGGCTGATGATGACTACCCGCAGAGAAGGGCAGCTTACACAAAGTATCAAGTGTGGGTGACTCGGTACAACAGGTCGGAGAGATGGGCCGGAGGGTTCTATGCCGATAGGAGCCGTGGAGATGATGGCTTGGCTGTTTGGAGCCGTAG GAATTTGGGAATTGTGAACACAGACTTGGTGGTGTGGTATACACTTGGATTTCATCACACACCAATTCAAGAAGATTTTCCCGTTATGCCTACTCTCTATGATTATTTTGAGCTCAGACCTGCCAATTTTTTCGATTCCAATCCCTTGTTGCAATCTTAA
- the LOC121799691 gene encoding primary amine oxidase 1-like isoform X1, with translation MTLLLSLVSAFFLFISSSLCHPLDPLTPQEIHTVQLSIQTSHSSSSPNITFHYVDVDEPEKHHVLKWSSSNRHHAPFPTRRAKAVVRVGGKTHELIVDLITGSIVSDQVYKGYGYPPFTFEEFFKAIRLSLKHPSFQNSILRRGLDLSEVSCLPLTVGWFGEAAKRRVVKVTCFYRNGTSNIWARPIQGISLLVDVEENRVLSYSDRPREPLPKAEGTDFQRQRPSPVSCSGNNNKITITGNSVKWASWEFHVAFNARAGHIISTASVFGRRVLYRGHVSETFVPYMDPTQEWYDRTFMDVGEFGFGRSASSLVPGMDCPAGAVYLDGHMAGTDGSAQMVPRAICIFELYTGNVAWRHTEVGVPGKVITSGEAEVNLVVRMVATVGNYDYILDWEFKKSGSIKVGVSLTGVLEMKATKYRNSEEIRRDIMYGNLVAENLVGNYHDHFITYYLDMDIDGEANSVVKSELRRKRTKAGERSRRKSYWTAVKETVKREGKGRFEVGSKAVDIYITNPNMKTKIGNEVSYRLISGKAAVSLLADDDYPQRRAAYTKYQVWVTRYNRSERWAGGFYADRSRGDDGLAVWSRRNLGIVNTDLVVWYTLGFHHTPIQEDFPVMPTLYDYFELRPANFFDSNPLLQS, from the exons ATGACACTCCTTCTCTCACTTGTTTCTGCATTCTTTCTCTTCATATCATCATCTCTATGCCACCCTTTAGACCCTCTCACTCCTCAAGAAATCCACACAGTCCAGCTCAGCATCCAAACATCCCATTCTTCCTCATCTCCTAACATAACCTTCCACTATGTTGATGTGGATGAGCCAGAGAAGCATCATGTCCTAAAATGGTCGTCTTCAAACAGGCACCACGCACCATTCCCCACTCGTAGAGCTAAGGCAGTGGTTCGTGTGGGTGGCAAAACACATGAGCTTATCGTAGACTTGATCACGGGCTCAATTGTCTCCGACCAAGTCTACAAAGGATATGGCTACCCTCCATTCACATTTGAAGAGTTTTTCAAGGCTATCAGGCTATCTTTGAAGCATCCCTCGTTTCAAAATTCGATCTTGAGACGAGGGCTTGACTTATCGGAGGTGTCATGCCTGCCCCTCACAGTAGGCTGGTTTGGAGAGGCTGCAAAAAGAAGAGTTGTTAAGGTCACATGCTTTTACAGAAATGGGACATCAAATATTTGGGCTAGGCCAATTCAAGGCATAAGTCTTCTAGTAGATGTTGAGGAAAACAGAGTTTTGAGCTATTCAGATAGACCAAGAGAACCTTTGCCTAAAGCTGAAGGCACTGATTTTCAAAGGCAGAGGCCTAGCCCTGTTTCTTGCAGTGGGAACAACAACAAGATAACCATCACAGGGAATAGTGTGAAGTGGGCTAGTTGGGAGTTTCACGTGGCGTTTAATGCACGGGCGGGCCACATCATATCAACGGCTAGTGTGTTTGGCAGGCGCGTTCTTTACAGGGGCCACGTGTCAGAGACGTTTGTCCCGTATATGGATCCAACCCAAGAATGGTATGACAGGACCTTCATGGATGTGGGGGAGTTCGGGTTTGGTAGGTCAGCTAGTAGCCTTGTCCCGGGCATGGACTGCCCGGCCGGGGCTGTGTACCTGGATGGACACATGGCAGGCACAGATGGGAGCGCGCAGATGGTGCCGCGTGCCATCTGCATTTTCGAGCTCTACACTGGGAATGTGGCTTGGAGGCACACAGAAGTTGGTGTCCCTGGAAAAGTG ATCACAAGTGGAGAGGCTGAGGTGAATCTGGTTGTTAGAATGGTGGCAACTGTGGGAAACTATGACTACATTCTTGATTGGGAGTTCAAGAAAAGTGGATCTATCAAAGTAGGA GTAAGCTTAACAGGAGTCTTAGAAATGAAGGCTACAAAATACAGAAATAGTGAAGAAATAAGGAGAGATATAATGTATGGCAACTTGGTAGCAGAAAACTTGGTGGGAAACTACCATGATCACTTCATAACATACTATCTAGACATGGACATTGATGGTGAAGCTAACTCAGTAGTTAAGTCCGAGCTACGAAGAAAGCGGACAAAGGCAGGCGAGAGATCGCGTAGGAAGAGCTACTGGACAGCAGTTAAGGAGACTGTGAAAAGAGAAGGCAAGGGAAGGTTTGAAGTAGGATCGAAGGCGGTGGACATTTACATCACGAATCCGAACATGAAGACGAAGATCGGGAACGAGGTGAGCTACAGGCTGATCAGTGGAAAAGCGGCGGTGTCATTGTTGGCTGATGATGACTACCCGCAGAGAAGGGCAGCTTACACAAAGTATCAAGTGTGGGTGACTCGGTACAACAGGTCGGAGAGATGGGCCGGAGGGTTCTATGCCGATAGGAGCCGTGGAGATGATGGCTTGGCTGTTTGGAGCCGTAG GAATTTGGGAATTGTGAACACAGACTTGGTGGTGTGGTATACACTTGGATTTCATCACACACCAATTCAAGAAGATTTTCCCGTTATGCCTACTCTCTATGATTATTTTGAGCTCAGACCTGCCAATTTTTTCGATTCCAATCCCTTGTTGCAATCTTAA